In one Lolium rigidum isolate FL_2022 chromosome 3, APGP_CSIRO_Lrig_0.1, whole genome shotgun sequence genomic region, the following are encoded:
- the LOC124695531 gene encoding alkane hydroxylase MAH1-like encodes MASVSFLELFLSLLCFAVIYILHIRSKRKNPVIPLHWPLVGMLPALLGNLPRLHDWVTSVLTACPLNFRFIGPPHSGMELFLTSDPANVRHVFTSNFPNYPKGPEFAEIMDILGGGIFNADGDSWRRQRAKAQLLMSGPRFRSFVSRCSRRKVERDLLPLLAHVAAGAGEVDLQDMFLRLTFDTTTTLVFGVDPGCLAIGLPEVPFARAMDDAMDVLLVRNVLPLSWWKLVRWLGVSYERKMAAAWRDIDRFIGDTIAKRREVMKNRGGIEDDSADLLSSYIDDEDQEVVVDAYLRDTTMNLMLAGRDTTGSALSWFFYLLTKNPRVVSKILAELDTVDQSTTTQDGMVIFDPDELGRLVYLHAALCESLRLYPPVPMEHKGVVAAEALPSGHEVQPGDKIMVSLYAMGRMEGVWGKDSREFRPERWIGEDGKPRYVPSYKFMSFNSGPRTCLGKDMAFVQLKAVAAAVVRNFEVEAVPGHVIEPKISIILHMKNGFKARIKRRQVLDS; translated from the coding sequence ATGGCATCTGTCTCCTTCCTCGAGCTGTTCCTCTCCTTGCTCTGCTTCGCCGTCATCTACATCTTACACATCAGGTCCAAGCGCAAGAACCCGGTGATCCCGCTGCACTGGCCGCTGGTGGGCATGCTCCCTGCGCTGCTCGGCAACCTCCCGCGCCTCCACGACTGGGTCACCTCCGTCCTCACCGCCTGCCCGCTCAACTTCCGCTTCATCGGGCCGCCACACTCCGGCATGGAGCTGTTCCTCACCTCCGACCCGGCCAACGTCCGCCACGTCTTCACCTCCAACTTCCCCAACTACCCCAAGGGCCCCGAGTTCGCGGAGATCATGGACATCCTCGGCGGCGGCATCTTCAACGCCGACGGCGACTCCTGGCGCCGCCAGCGCGCCAAGGCGCAGCTGCTCATGTCCGGCCCCCGGTTCCGGTCCTTCGTGTCCCGGTGCAGCCGCCGCAAGGTCGAGCGCGACCTGCTCCCGCTGCTCGCCCacgtcgccgccggcgccggcgaggtcgACCTGCAGGACATGTTCCTGCGGCTAACGTTCGACACGACCACCACGCTGGTGTTCGGCGTGGACCCGGGGTGCCTGGCGATCGGCCTCCCCGAGGTGCCGTTCGCGCGCGCCATGGACGACGCCATGGACGTGCTTCTCGTCCGCAACGTGCTCCCGCTGTCGTGGTGGAAGCTGGTGCGGTGGCTCGGGGTCTCCTACGAGCGGAagatggcggcggcgtggcgcgacATCGACCGGTtcatcggcgacaccatcgccaagCGGCGGGAGGTCATGAAAAACAGAGGCGGCATCGAGGACGACTCTGCCGATCTCCTATCGTCCtacatcgacgacgaggaccaaGAGGTCGTCGTGGACGCCTACCTCCGCGACACGACCATGAACCTCATGCTCGCCGGCCGCGACACGACCGGCTCGGCGCTGTCCTGGTTCTTTTACCTCCTCACAAAGAACCcgcgcgtggtgtccaagatcctcGCAGAGCTCGACACCGTCGACCAGAGCACCACCACACAGGACGGCATGGTGATCTTCGACCCTGACGAGCTCGGCCGGCTGGTGTACCTGCACGCCGCCCTGTGCGAGTCGCTTCGGCTGTACCCGCCGGTGCCAATGGAGCACAAGGGCGTGGTGGCCGCGGAGGCGCTGCCGAGCGGGCACGAGGTGCAGCCGGGTGACAAGATCATGGTGTCGCTGTACGCGATGGGGAGGATGGAGGGCGTGTGGGGCAAGGACAGCCGGGAGTTCCGGCCGGAGCGGTGGATCGGGGAGGACGGCAAGCCGCGGTACGTGCCGTCGTACAAGTTCATGTCGTTCAACTCCGGGCCCAGGACCTGCCTCGGCAAGGACATGGCGTTCGTGCAGCTCAAGGCGGTGGCGGCCGCCGTGGTGAGGAACTTCGAGGTGGAGGCCGTGCCGGGGCACGTCATCGAGCCCAAGATCTCCATCATCCTCCACATGAAGAATGGCTTCAAGGCCAGGATTAAGAGGAGGCAGGTGCTTGACAGTTGA